A window of the Salvelinus alpinus chromosome 25, SLU_Salpinus.1, whole genome shotgun sequence genome harbors these coding sequences:
- the LOC139553375 gene encoding uncharacterized protein isoform X1 has product MMGIARVVQGEVESGGCETPGVDCRQGFGVPGPLENLQENMQIRTKVGIYWGLCVESVKNKYDCEIQAVFQHWEIQGEKFGKRVLWITTGCSKRTSDACVEQYWLYPRLIQSFT; this is encoded by the exons ATGATGGGGATAGCTCGG GTTGTACAAGGAGAGGTTGAGTCAGGTGGATGCGAAACTCCAGGAGTTGATTGTAGGCAAGGCTTCGGAGTACCTGGACCGCTGGAAAATCTGCAGGAGAACATGCAGATCAGAACAAAGGTTG GGATCTACTGGGGGCTCTGTGTAGAGTCTGTAAAAAACAAGTACGACTGTGAAATCCAAGCTGTTTTCCAGCACTGGGAG ATCCAAGGAGAAAAGTTTGGGAAGAGGGTGCTTTGGATCACCACTGGCTGTAGTAAGCGAACGAGTGATGCGTGTGtggagcaatactggctgtatccaaggctcatccaatcgttcacataa
- the LOC139553375 gene encoding breast cancer metastasis-suppressor 1-like protein-A isoform X2, producing MMGIARVVQGEVESGGCETPGVDCRQGFGVPGPLENLQENMQIRTKVGIYWGLCVESVKNKYDCEIQAVFQHWECHNNHDEV from the exons ATGATGGGGATAGCTCGG GTTGTACAAGGAGAGGTTGAGTCAGGTGGATGCGAAACTCCAGGAGTTGATTGTAGGCAAGGCTTCGGAGTACCTGGACCGCTGGAAAATCTGCAGGAGAACATGCAGATCAGAACAAAGGTTG GGATCTACTGGGGGCTCTGTGTAGAGTCTGTAAAAAACAAGTACGACTGTGAAATCCAAGCTGTTTTCCAGCACTGGGAG TGTCATAATAACCACGACGAGGTGTAG